The sequence TCGTTGAACAAGTTCAGAAGAAGCAACCGCTCACGGTTACTTTGCCCGAGATGACGAGGTTCTTGCTCAGCCTGGACCGGGCCGTTGACACTGTCTTCGCCGCGATCAGAACCGGCAAGCCGGGCGAGACGTTTGTACCGAAGGTCGCCGCTGCAAAGATCGTCGACGTCGCAAAAGCGCTGATGGGCGATGCCGACCTGCCGATCGTTTTCACCGGTATCAGGCCGGGTGAAAAGATACACGAGATCATGGTTTCCGAGGAAGAATGCTATCGGACGGTCGAACGCGGAGATTATTTTGCAATCCTTCCGGTTCTGCCGGAGGTGCGTGGGGAAGATGAGTTCACACCTGCGCTATCGGCAGAGTATTCTTCAAAAGATGATAATGTTTCCGGTACCGAGCTTCGGGAGCTGTTAAGCAGTGCGGGCGGCGAGATCGCGAGTTTTCTGACCGCAACGGGGTAGAGCAAGATGCGAGTAATGACGATTTTTGGGACGAGGCCGGAGATAATCCGGCTTTCGCTTGTGATGAAGGTCCTTGACCAACATTGCGACCACACCACTGTCCATACCGGCCAGAATTACGACGAAAGTCTAAGTGACATCTTCATCCGCGACCTCGAAGTTCGCCAGCCCGACGTTCATCTTGGTATTCGTTCAACGAGTTTCGGGGATCAGGCATCGCAGATACTCGCGGGCATCGATCGCGTGCTTGAGGAGAAGCGTCCTGACAAGATTTTGATACTTGGCGATACCAACAGTGCTCTCAGTTCAATCGTAGCTGCTCGGCGGCGAATTCCCATTTTCCATATGGAAGCTGGTAACAGATGTTATGACGACCGCGTTCCGGAAGAAATAAATCGCCGGCTGATCGACCACTCGAGCACGATCTTGATGCCCTACACCGAACGCAGCAAGGAAAACCTCGTCAAAGAGGGCATTGAGCGGGAACGGATCTATATAACGGGCAATCCGATCAATGAGGTTCTCGAATCTTTCTCGTCGCGAATCGATGAAAGTGAAGCTTTATCAAGGCTGGGAATTGAGCGGTTTGGGTACTTTCTCGTCACTTTGCACCGGTCGGAAAATGTCGACCTTCGAGAACGTCTTCAGGGAATTTTCACCGGGCTCTCGAAAGTCGCGTCGAAGTACCAGAAGCCGATATTCGTGAGTGTTCATCCGCGAACCGCCAGTAAGATCAAAGAGTTTGAGACGAACATAGACACCTCGCTTATCTGTCTGGTGGATGCGATGGGTTTCTTTGACTTTGTGAAACTCGAAAAAAATGCACTCGCGGTCTTGACTGATAGTGGGACGGTGCAAGAAGAGTGCTGTATTTTCGGCGTTCCAAATGTTACGATCCGCGACGTTACGGAACGGCCCGAGACGATAGAGTGCGGGAGCAATATCCTCAGCGGAGCAGAGCCGGACGCTATAATGAGCGCCGTAGATATCG comes from Acidobacteriota bacterium and encodes:
- the wecB gene encoding UDP-N-acetylglucosamine 2-epimerase (non-hydrolyzing) → MRVMTIFGTRPEIIRLSLVMKVLDQHCDHTTVHTGQNYDESLSDIFIRDLEVRQPDVHLGIRSTSFGDQASQILAGIDRVLEEKRPDKILILGDTNSALSSIVAARRRIPIFHMEAGNRCYDDRVPEEINRRLIDHSSTILMPYTERSKENLVKEGIERERIYITGNPINEVLESFSSRIDESEALSRLGIERFGYFLVTLHRSENVDLRERLQGIFTGLSKVASKYQKPIFVSVHPRTASKIKEFETNIDTSLICLVDAMGFFDFVKLEKNALAVLTDSGTVQEECCIFGVPNVTIRDVTERPETIECGSNILSGAEPDAIMSAVDIALAQPANWTPPPEYLATNVANVVSKIVLGYTNIRKYVS